The following are encoded together in the Xiphophorus hellerii strain 12219 chromosome 3, Xiphophorus_hellerii-4.1, whole genome shotgun sequence genome:
- the zfat gene encoding zinc finger protein ZFAT isoform X3 — protein sequence MNGVKAAGSVFMCRLCNLFSPNRSELLTHCSENHPQHESPDSIITALQPLITEPVEKLLDNPIKRKRGRPKGSTKKLQGDLMGQTTVAAQSAEENLKEKESRLKEGQQQRGLVKDGESQDGALGRVCRVCHRTFSNKRQILKHICLREEDEEDDVQQHGITSGAEEDVGSRGTDSNQTKQKPTRSGPKRQKDTSSSNLTSINQVCSEGGKTTGQKKALINVVLTEDEILPAGVCKMVTVENTAAETESSAIQGQQQLLASGVTVCENNQTPQDDLSSNLKSGTTASTSKGFQEYSIKQDATNLLQSKLKIFACEFCNKIFKFRHSLVAHLRTHTKEKPFQCPHCDYASAIKANLNVHLRKHTGEKFSCDRCAFSCLSPGHLKVHTERVHLKMKQHCSFCEKKYSDVKNLLKHMETRHNLKDSGVLQTYQQLRLKTRQGLRQLLYHCPTCNRRFKNQQERERHLLIHGPQPPFACLLCDHTATKMVALAAHIRKHLFLYVCSVCDKKLVSSQRLRGHLEESHPELDMEQTFINCINISYYLILPEGGGESEEGGEKEREATFKEGEAAGTKIEGNKGLGGDDEELRNDGKQQQDKEQTQSVQMMEEEKGKEDRESIGGAQKESQDKSNEAAAEEKLLNSAACVSSADAHAEKNNSSSLPVGFNSSSLKDRTQENTQPDVVNSSAVSNTASSSSSGVSNSSDSPGEIHLSSASQVEVSQTSPAEKSAFEQVFSSLQKTRLDMETYQRLRKIYGDLECQYCGKLFWYKVHYNVHVRTHTKEHLHYCSKCSYSSITKSSLKRHQIQKHSGLLLPCSSPDCKYSTPDKYKLQAHMRTQHEQESCAVCPICRRTYPQHRLKHHLKSSHPDKVPVGGKGPMVQRAEKCPYCDSYFLKNSSDFQQHIWAHQGLKPYVCSVCSYSSCNRSNLKTHMNRHSSEKHHLCDHCGKKFKSKLTLKSHRLNHTDEGKRFQCSECPFTSVFKPSLLRHMEQHAKFKPFRCAHCHYSCNIAGALKRHFNIKHPEETYENAGPGLPNSETLKQQGGMKCPECEFVYGTKWELTRHLKTKHNLKVVEGNWEVAEETEAQYVSVENEEHLTEAPLAVLEDNSNVQQIAELSSETHSAVASMVAMAPGTVTVVQQVQVAQDHAVGDCSNQLMVVNADEGLDGNQVMVVEDGHGLDALTVLTQGENTHHYIVYIQEQTVEIN from the exons atgaatggagTAAAAGCAG CTGGCTCTGTGTTCATGTGTCGCCTGTGCAACCTGTTCTCGCCCAATCGCTCCGAGCTGCTGACACATTGCTCTGAGAATCACCCCCAGCATGAGTCCCCAGACAGCATTATTACTGCACTGCAGCCGCTCATAACCGAGCCTGTGGAGAAGCTGTTAG ACAATCCAATTAAGCGAAAACGAGGAAGACCAAAAGGTTCTACAAAGAAGTTACAGGGTGACTTGATGGGCCAGACCACTGTTGCTGCTCAGAGTgcagaagaaaatctgaaagaaaaagaatcgAGACTCAAAGAGGGACAGCAACAGCGTGGTTTAGTCAAAGATG GTGAAAGTCAGGATGGGGCTTTAGGGCGTGTATGCAGAGTCTGCCATCGCACATTCAGCAACAAACGACAAATCCTCAAACATATCTGCCTtagagaggaagatgaagaggatgatGTCCAACAACATG GAATTACTTCAGGTGCAGAAGAAGATGTTGGTTCCAGAGGAACAGattcaaaccaaacaaaacaaaaaccaacaagaTCTGGACCGAAAAGACAGAAAG ATACCAGCAGCTCTAATCTCACAAGCATCAACCAAGTTTGCAGCGAAGGAGGAAAAACAACGGGACAGAAAAAAGCTCTGATTAATGTTGTTCTGACAGAAGACGAAATACTTCCAG CAGGTGTTTGCAAAATGGTGACAGTAGAAAAtactgcagcagaaacagagtCTTCAGCTATTCAAGGTCAACAACAG CTTCTTGCAAGTGGAGTTACAGTCTGTGAAAATAACCAGACACCACAAGACGATCTAAG CTCTAATCTGAAGTCAGGAACAACTGCTTCAACCAGCAAGGGATTCCAGGAATATTCCATCAAGCAAGATGCTACCAA TTTACTCCAGAGCAAGCTGAAGATCTTTGCCTGTGAGTTTTGTAATAAGATCTTTAAGTTCAGACATTCATTGGTTGCCCATCTGAGGACACACACAAAGGAAAAACCCTTCCAGTGTCCACACTGTGACTATGCCTCAGCCATCAAAG cTAACCTGAATGTTCACCTGAGGAAGCACACAGGAGAGAAGTTCAGCTGTGATCGCTGTGCCTTCAGCTGCCTCAGCCCAGGACACCTAAAG GTTCACACAGAGAGAGTCCATCTGAAGATGAAGCAGCATTGCAGCTTTTGTGAGAAAAAGTACTCTGACGTGAAGAACCTGTTGAAACACATGGAGACACGGCACAACCTGAAAGACTCTGGTGTCCTCCAGACCTACCAGCAACTAAG GTTAAAGACTCGACAGGGCCTCCGGCAGCTCCTGTACCACTGCCCCACCTGTAACCGACGCTTTAAGAACCAGCAGGAGCGAGAGCGCCACCTGCTGATCCATGGGCCTCAGCCACCCTTTGCCTGTCTACTTTGTGACCACACTGCAACCAAGATGGTCGCACTCGCCGCACACATCAGGAAGCACCTCTTTTTGTACGTGTGCAGTGTGTGCGACAAAAAACTGGTCAGCTCGCAGAGGCTGAGGGGCCACCTGGAGGAGAGTCATCCTGAGCTGGACATGGAGCAGACCTTCATCAACTGTATCAACATCAGCTACTATCTGATTCTGCCCGAAGGAGGTGGAGAAAGTGAGGAGGGTGGGGAAAAAGAGAGGGAAGCAACTTTCAAGGAAGGTGAGGCCGCCGGGACGAAGATAGAAGGCAACAAAGGTCTTGGTGGAGATGATGAGGAACTGAGAAATGATGGGAAGCAACAGCAGGACAAAGAACAAACCCAATCTGTGCAGATGATGGaagaagagaaaggaaaagaagacaGAGAGAGCATAGGTGGAGCTCAGAAAGAATCCCAGGACAAATCCAATGAGGCTGCAGCTGAAGAGAAATTACTTAATTCAGCTGCATGTGTTTCTTCTGCTGATgcacatgcagaaaaaaacaattcgTCTTCATTACCCGTTGGCTTCAACAGCTCATCTCTGAAAGACAGGACTCAAGAAAACACACAACCAGATGTTGTAAACTCATCTGCAGTCAGCAACACagcttcatcttcatcatcaggaGTTTCTAACTCTTCAGATTCACCTGGTGAAATACATTTATCTTCAGCCTCCCAGGTAGAAGTCAGCCAAACTTCACCTGCAGAGAAG aGCGCCTTTGAGCAAGTGTTTTCGTCTCTTCAGAAAACCCGCCTCGATATGGAGACCTATCAGAGGCTCAGGAAAATCTACGGAGACCTTGAATGTCAATATTGTG GTAAGCTGTTCTGGTACAAGGTTCATTACAACGTCCACGTCCGCACACACACCAAGGAACACTTGCATTACTGTTCAAAGTGCAGCTACTCTTCCATCACCAAGAGCTCACTGAAACGGCACCAAATCCAGAAGCACAGTGGCCTGCTGCTGCCTTGTTCGAGTCCTGACTGCAAATACTCCACACCTGACAAATACAAACTGCAGGCACATATGAGGACTCAACATGAACAG gAGAGCTGTGCTGTGTGTCCCATCTGTCGACGCACTTACCCACAGCACAGATTAAAGCACCACCTTAAATCATCCCACCcag ATAAAGTACCTGTTGGAGGTAAAGGACCGATGGTGCAGCGTGCAGAGAAGTGCCCTTACTGTGACTCCTACTTCCTGAAGAACAGCAGTGACTTTCAGCAACACATCTGGGCCCATCAAG GTTTGAAGCCCTACGTCTGCAGTGTGTGCAGCTACTCGAGCTGCAATCGGAGTAACCTGAAGACCCACATGAACCGACACAGCAGTGAGAAGCATCATCTCTGTGATCACTGTggtaaaaagttcaaatctaaGCTCACGCTGAAAAGTCACCGACTGAATCACACAGATGAAG GGAAGAGGTTTCAGTGTTCGGAGTGTCCTTTTACGTCTGTTTTTAAACCTTCCTTGCTCAGACACATGGAGCAACATGCTAAGTTTAAG cCATTTCGTTGCGCTCACTGCCATTATTCATGTAATATTGCTGGTGCTCTGAAGCGACACTTCAACATCAAGCACCCAGAAGAAACTTATGAGAATGCTGGACCAGGACTGCCAAACTCTGAAACCCTGAAACAGCAAG GTGGGATGAAGTGCCCAGAGTGTGAGTTTGTTTATGGAACAAAGTGGGAGCTGACCCGTCACTTGAAGACTAAACACAATTTGAAAGTGGTCGAGGGTAACTGGGAG GTGGCTGAGGAGACAGAAGCTCAGTATGTGTCTGTAGAGAATGAAGAACACCTGACAGAAGCACCTTTAGCAGTCCTGGAGGACAACA GCAATGTCCAGCAGATCGCTGAACTGAGCTCAGAGACTCACAGTGCAGTAGCCTCCATGGTAGCAATGGCTCCAGGCACAGTGACTGTAGTACAGCAG GTGCAGGTTGCTCAGGATCATGCAGTGGGTGACTGCAGCAACCAGCTGATGGTGGTGAATGCAGATGAGGGACTCGATGGCAACCAGGTGATGGTGGTGGAGGATGGACATGGCCTGGATGCTCTAACGGTCCTCACTCAGGGAGAAAACACTCACCACTACATCGTATACATCCAGGAGCAAACTGTGGAAATCAACTAG